A region of Streptomyces sp. NBC_01264 DNA encodes the following proteins:
- a CDS encoding glycoside hydrolase family 13 protein produces the protein MADFPLPENAADWWRSAAIYQVYVRSFADGDGDGTGDLVGVRARLPYLAELGVDALWFTPWYLSPLADGGYDVADYRTIDPAFGTLAEAEKLIAEARELGIRTIVDIVPNHVSDQHAWFKAALAAGPGSPERELFHFRPGRGEHGELPPGDWPSQFNGAATWTRVPDGEWYLHLFTPEQPDLNWDHPVVRREHEDVLRFWFERGVAGVRIDSAALLAKDPALPDLADRPAEPWPPGPEIHPYIDRDDLHTIYRSWRAIADEYGGIFVGEVWLPDSERFARYLRPDELHTAFNFSFLSCPWDAGKLRTSIEETLAEHAPVGAPATWVLCNHDVTRTVTRYGRADTGFDFATKAFGTPADLALGTRRARAAALLSLALPGAVYVYQGEELGLPEADIPLGQIQDPMHFRSGGTDPGRDGCRVPLPWTEEPWNEPWLPQPADWPAYAADRQAGDPDSMLTLYRTALGLRRAAAGFGGGSLQWLPAPPGVLAFGRPDGLVCVANLSPEPVPLPAHTSLLLSSSALGADGLLGQDTAVWLRT, from the coding sequence GTGGCTGACTTTCCCCTGCCCGAAAACGCCGCCGACTGGTGGCGCTCGGCCGCCATCTACCAGGTGTACGTACGGAGCTTCGCCGACGGCGACGGGGACGGCACCGGTGACCTCGTGGGCGTCCGGGCCCGCCTCCCCTACCTCGCCGAACTGGGCGTCGACGCCCTGTGGTTCACCCCCTGGTACCTCTCCCCGCTCGCCGACGGCGGCTACGACGTCGCCGACTACCGCACCATCGATCCCGCCTTCGGCACCCTCGCCGAGGCCGAGAAGCTCATCGCCGAGGCCCGCGAGCTGGGCATCCGCACCATTGTCGACATCGTCCCGAACCACGTGTCCGACCAGCACGCCTGGTTCAAGGCCGCCCTCGCCGCCGGCCCGGGCAGCCCCGAACGGGAGCTCTTCCACTTCCGCCCGGGCCGCGGGGAGCACGGCGAACTGCCACCGGGGGACTGGCCCTCGCAGTTCAACGGAGCGGCGACCTGGACGAGGGTTCCGGACGGGGAGTGGTACCTGCACCTGTTCACGCCCGAGCAGCCCGACCTCAACTGGGACCACCCCGTCGTCCGCCGGGAGCACGAGGACGTGCTGCGGTTCTGGTTCGAGCGCGGGGTGGCCGGCGTACGGATCGACTCCGCGGCCCTGCTCGCCAAGGACCCGGCCCTGCCCGACCTGGCCGACCGCCCGGCCGAGCCGTGGCCGCCCGGGCCCGAGATCCACCCGTACATCGACCGCGACGACCTGCACACCATCTACCGCTCGTGGCGCGCCATCGCCGACGAGTACGGGGGCATCTTCGTGGGCGAGGTCTGGCTGCCGGACTCCGAGCGGTTCGCCCGCTACCTGCGCCCCGACGAGCTGCACACCGCCTTCAACTTCTCCTTCCTCAGCTGCCCGTGGGACGCCGGCAAGCTGCGCACCTCCATCGAGGAGACCCTCGCCGAGCACGCCCCCGTCGGGGCCCCGGCCACCTGGGTGCTGTGCAACCACGACGTGACCCGTACGGTCACTCGCTACGGGCGCGCCGACACCGGCTTCGACTTCGCCACCAAGGCCTTCGGGACCCCCGCCGACCTGGCCCTCGGCACCCGCCGGGCCCGGGCCGCCGCGCTGCTGAGCCTCGCCCTTCCCGGCGCGGTCTACGTCTACCAGGGCGAGGAACTGGGGCTTCCCGAGGCCGACATCCCGCTCGGCCAGATCCAGGACCCCATGCACTTCCGGTCCGGCGGCACCGACCCCGGCCGGGACGGGTGCAGGGTCCCGCTGCCGTGGACCGAGGAGCCCTGGAACGAGCCCTGGCTGCCCCAGCCCGCGGACTGGCCGGCGTACGCCGCGGACCGCCAGGCCGGGGACCCGGACTCGATGCTCACCCTCTACCGGACGGCCCTCGGCCTGCGCCGGGCCGCGGCCGGCTTCGGCGGCGGATCGCTTCAGTGGCTGCCAGCGCCGCCCGGAGTGCTGGCCTTCGGCCGCCCCGACGGGCTGGTCTGCGTGGCCAACCTGTCCCCGGAGCCGGTCCCGCTGCCGGCCCACACGAGCCTCCTGCTGAGCAGTTCCGCCCTGGGTGCGGACGGGTTGCTCGGTCAGGACACGGCGGTCTGGCTGCGGACCTGA
- a CDS encoding carbohydrate ABC transporter permease: MSERTLISPAQLGRPRGKIVYWSVLALVVIGFTVVFLGPLYWMVANGLKSTAEFTQVPPTVVPDSLHPDNYSAAWEVMDLAKLLFNTLYYAFGALAFQLVLDVAAAYSLSKLRPVFGKAVLGMMLATLMIPATVLVVPQYLTVLDMPLIERNLLNTPWVIWLPSVTNAFNIFLLKRFFDSIPGEILDAASIDGASSLRTLRSVVLPMSRPILGVVSIFAVVGVWKDFLWPMLTLPDPALQTLNVGIYSLARGVPENHLVAALAMASAPTLIIFLIFQRNIMSGLTAGSLKG, encoded by the coding sequence ATGTCAGAGCGCACGCTCATATCGCCGGCCCAGCTCGGCCGCCCCCGGGGCAAGATCGTCTACTGGTCCGTGCTGGCCCTGGTGGTCATCGGCTTCACGGTCGTCTTCCTCGGTCCCCTCTACTGGATGGTCGCCAACGGCCTGAAGAGCACCGCGGAGTTCACCCAGGTCCCGCCGACCGTGGTGCCGGACTCCCTGCACCCCGACAACTACTCGGCGGCCTGGGAAGTCATGGACCTCGCCAAGCTGCTGTTCAACACCCTCTACTACGCGTTCGGCGCCCTGGCCTTCCAGCTCGTCCTCGACGTGGCCGCCGCCTACTCGCTGTCCAAGCTCCGGCCCGTCTTCGGCAAAGCCGTCCTCGGCATGATGCTGGCCACGCTGATGATCCCGGCCACCGTCCTCGTCGTACCGCAGTACCTCACGGTCCTGGACATGCCGCTCATCGAGCGGAACCTGCTCAACACGCCCTGGGTGATCTGGCTGCCCTCGGTCACGAACGCCTTCAACATCTTCCTTCTGAAACGATTCTTCGACTCCATCCCGGGCGAGATCCTCGACGCCGCGTCCATCGACGGTGCCTCCTCCCTGCGCACCCTGCGCTCCGTGGTCCTGCCGATGTCCCGGCCGATCCTCGGAGTCGTGTCGATCTTCGCCGTCGTCGGGGTCTGGAAAGACTTCCTCTGGCCCATGCTCACCCTCCCCGACCCGGCCCTGCAGACGCTCAACGTCGGCATCTACTCACTCGCCAGGGGAGTTCCCGAGAACCATCTCGTCGCCGCGCTGGCGATGGCCTCGGCGCCCACGCTCATCATCTTCCTGATCTTCCAGCGCAACATCATGAGCGGCCTGACGGCAGGCTCCCTCAAGGGGTGA